The Minwuia thermotolerans genome includes a window with the following:
- a CDS encoding site-specific DNA-methyltransferase, translated as MQELPVNRIIQGDCVSIMEGLPAGSVDMIFADPPYNLQLRGELKRPNESVVDAVDDDWDRFESMEAYDAFTRAWLTAAQRLLKDSGTLWVIGSYHNIYRIGAVLQDLGFWILNDVVWRKANPMPNFRGRRLTNAHETLIWCAKAEDAKNYTFNYEALKALNDDLQMRSDWLLPICSGGERLKVNGRKAHSTQKPESLLYRVMLTATRDGDIVLDPFFGTGTTGAVAKRLGRRFIGVEREDKFCRLAQARIGRVRTLPPEDRVITPPKRQQTRVPFGMIVERGLIEPGTHLHDYQRRHTARVRADGSLVCADATGSIHKIGAHVQGAPSCNGWTYWHVDVEGRLAPIDIFREQVRSELGGL; from the coding sequence ATGCAGGAACTTCCGGTCAACCGGATCATCCAGGGCGACTGCGTCTCCATCATGGAGGGGCTGCCGGCGGGTTCCGTCGACATGATCTTCGCCGATCCGCCCTACAACCTGCAGCTTCGCGGGGAGCTGAAGCGCCCCAACGAGTCCGTGGTCGACGCCGTCGACGACGACTGGGACCGCTTCGAGAGCATGGAGGCCTATGACGCCTTCACCCGCGCCTGGCTGACGGCGGCGCAGCGCCTGCTCAAGGACAGCGGCACGCTGTGGGTCATCGGCAGCTATCACAACATCTACCGCATCGGCGCCGTGCTGCAGGATCTCGGCTTCTGGATTCTCAACGACGTGGTCTGGCGCAAGGCCAACCCGATGCCCAATTTCCGCGGCCGGCGGCTGACCAACGCGCACGAGACGCTGATCTGGTGCGCCAAGGCGGAGGACGCGAAGAACTACACCTTCAACTACGAGGCGCTGAAGGCGCTGAACGACGATCTGCAGATGCGCTCCGACTGGCTGCTGCCGATCTGCTCGGGCGGCGAGCGGCTGAAGGTCAACGGCCGCAAGGCGCATTCGACGCAGAAGCCGGAATCGCTGCTCTACCGGGTGATGCTGACCGCGACACGCGACGGCGACATCGTGCTCGATCCCTTCTTCGGCACCGGCACCACGGGCGCGGTGGCCAAGCGCCTCGGCCGGCGTTTCATCGGCGTCGAGCGCGAGGACAAGTTCTGCCGCCTGGCCCAGGCGCGGATCGGCCGCGTGCGCACCCTGCCGCCGGAGGATCGGGTGATCACCCCGCCCAAGCGCCAGCAGACGCGCGTGCCCTTCGGCATGATCGTCGAGCGGGGCCTGATCGAGCCCGGCACGCACCTGCACGACTATCAGCGCCGCCACACCGCGCGGGTGCGCGCCGACGGCAGCCTGGTCTGCGCCGACGCCACCGGCTCGATCCACAAGATCGGCGCCCATGTGCAGGGCGCGCCGAGCTGCAATGGCTGGACCTACTGGCATGTCGATGTCGAAGGCCGCCTGGCGCCCATCGACATCTTCCGCGAGCAGGTCCGCAGCGAACTGGGCGGTCTCTAG
- a CDS encoding ribonuclease HII, whose amino-acid sequence MPDRMLETERSRIWQGPVAGVDEAGRGPIAGPVVAAAVILPEDFMLEGVNDSKLIAPAAREALALAIRAVAVVAVGQASVEEIDTLNILHAAMLAMQRAIEALPMRPAGVLVDGNRLPERLPCPGLPVIGGDGTELAIAAASIIAKTERDRMMRDLGALYPGYGLETHAGYATEQHRQAVQQLGPTPAHRRSFRPVRDMFT is encoded by the coding sequence ATGCCCGACCGAATGCTGGAAACTGAACGCAGCCGTATCTGGCAGGGCCCGGTGGCCGGCGTCGACGAGGCCGGGCGCGGCCCCATCGCCGGCCCGGTCGTGGCCGCCGCCGTCATCCTGCCCGAAGACTTCATGCTGGAGGGCGTCAACGATTCCAAGCTGATCGCGCCGGCGGCGCGGGAGGCGCTGGCGCTCGCGATCCGCGCGGTCGCGGTGGTCGCCGTCGGCCAGGCCTCTGTCGAGGAGATCGACACGCTCAACATCCTGCACGCCGCCATGCTGGCCATGCAGCGCGCGATCGAGGCCCTGCCCATGCGGCCCGCCGGGGTGCTGGTGGACGGCAACCGCCTGCCCGAGCGGCTGCCCTGTCCCGGCCTGCCGGTGATCGGCGGCGACGGCACGGAACTCGCCATCGCCGCGGCCTCCATCATCGCCAAGACCGAACGCGACCGGATGATGCGGGATCTGGGCGCGCTCTATCCCGGCTACGGCCTGGAAACCCATGCCGGCTACGCCACCGAACAGCACCGTCAGGCGGTACAGCAGCTGGGCCCCACGCCCGCCCATCGCCGGTCATTCCGCCCCGTTCGTGACATGTTCACTTGA
- a CDS encoding NAD-glutamate dehydrogenase produces the protein MDARTDAQDELLQAVTERCRDRLAAEEAAALTDFAAQVLHRAIHEAVEERSAEDIYGALLSLWKFAAQRKPGSGKVRAYNPKLDEHGWSSPHTIIETVNDNMPFLVDSIVSALGQFDGQIHELIHPVVHVVRDAEGRLQGCVDRGAEGAIAESVIQIEFSTHSDPADLAAIEKALGETLDDVRLAVEDWRPMLRQAEIMVEDLRENPPPLDAEDVEEGRALLEWMIDDHFTFLGYREYDYLASRETESLEIVPGSGLGLLRDPARRVMERASGEPALSPEVREFLQRPELIIVTKTNKRSTIHRPVHLDYVGIKRFDGDGQIVGERRFVGLFTSAAYNRTPKEIPYLRRKTARVLERAGYDPRGHAGKALANVLDTFPRDELFQIPEDELYQTAMGILGLQDRPRIKLFLRRDRFERFFSCLVYVPRENYDSELRRKFEKILAEQLGGRISAFYTQIGDSALARLHVIVGGGPTASEVDREALEARLIEAARSWDDALKDALVEAWGEERANVLHRRYAHAFSAAYREVFSAEMACIDIQHMEETAQDAMGLNLYRLLEDDDRTLRLKLFQRGEALALSDVLPMLEHMGLWVLSEQSHPVGDPVDPFCWIHDFEMSTTDGAEPKLGEFKPAFEEGFAKIFSGEMENDGFNRLIVAEGIAPRDVVLLRAYCKFLRQAGIAFSQDYMEDTLATNGAVTSLIVELFYCLLDPASPGDREETAQTIGESIELLLDKVPSLDEDRILRRFLNAVQSTLRTNFFQRRTDVDGNPYVSLKFDSQALDDLPLPRPFREIFVYSPRFEGVHLRGGLVARGGLRWSDRREDFRTEVLGLVKAQMVKNAVIVPVGSKGGFVPKRPPQGGDREAQIAEGVACYRGFISGLLDVTDNIVDGSIVPPESVVRRDGDDPYLVVAADKGTATFSDYANQVAIDYGFWLGDAFASGGAAGYDHKKMGITARGAWECVKRHFREIGADIQTEPFSVVGVGDMSGDVFGNGMLLSQQIRLLAAFDHRHIFIDPDPDPAVSFAERQRVFELGRSSWDDYDRSKLSKGAMIVPRTEKKVKLTPEAAAAIGVEPAEMTPFQVMQAILRAPADLLWFGGIGTYVKSEDESHGDAGDRANDAIRVDARELRVKVIGEGANLGITQLGRIEYATGGGRINTDFIDNSAGVDCSDHEVNIKILLGAVEAAGDMTRKQRNTLLEEMTEAVAGLVLEDNYVQGQAVTVAQARGRSGNGPWGRLMRSYAREGLLNRDIEYLPDDEELSERRGGLTRPELCVILSYAKMTLKTELLDSALPDEDGLEDVLFGYFPEAVQKRYPDAIEGHRLRREIIATRIANFMVNRAGPAFPRLAQDDLGVDAADVGRVAMATRQVFRLDPIWEAIDALDNKVPAEVQTRMLLMVQDAMVRAGLWFLRNAAQPIGRVRIAERFRPAIQDLRGRLDEQLGEMELAAFRQRAADLAAAGVDEKLAADVAALQPLATTLDVVDAAETAARDIGLVAETYFAIGARLGLDWLRAQAANLMLESAWDRQAVNMLVEDTYAQQRQLAVNAFAGDAETVKGAMETFEAQYGRDLGRIDQTMHEIRAAGAVDIGRLVLANRQIGRLLG, from the coding sequence ATGGACGCCAGGACCGACGCGCAGGATGAACTGCTGCAGGCCGTCACCGAACGCTGTCGCGATCGCCTGGCGGCCGAGGAGGCGGCGGCCCTCACCGATTTCGCCGCGCAGGTGCTTCACCGCGCGATCCACGAGGCGGTGGAGGAGCGCAGCGCCGAGGATATCTACGGTGCGCTGCTGTCGCTGTGGAAATTCGCGGCCCAGCGCAAGCCCGGCTCCGGCAAGGTCCGGGCCTACAATCCGAAGCTGGACGAGCACGGCTGGTCCTCGCCCCACACCATCATCGAGACCGTGAACGACAACATGCCGTTCCTGGTCGATTCGATCGTCTCCGCCCTGGGCCAGTTCGACGGCCAGATCCACGAGCTGATCCATCCGGTGGTGCATGTCGTCCGCGACGCCGAGGGCCGGCTGCAGGGCTGCGTCGACCGCGGCGCCGAGGGCGCGATCGCCGAATCGGTGATCCAGATCGAGTTCTCGACCCATTCCGACCCGGCGGATCTCGCGGCCATCGAGAAGGCGCTCGGCGAGACGCTGGACGATGTGCGCCTGGCGGTCGAGGACTGGCGGCCGATGCTGCGGCAGGCCGAAATCATGGTCGAGGATCTGCGCGAGAACCCGCCGCCGCTGGACGCCGAGGACGTCGAGGAAGGACGGGCGCTGCTGGAGTGGATGATCGACGACCACTTCACCTTTCTCGGCTACCGCGAATACGACTACCTGGCCAGCCGGGAGACCGAGAGCCTGGAGATCGTGCCGGGCTCCGGCCTCGGCCTGCTGCGCGACCCCGCCCGGCGCGTGATGGAGCGCGCCAGCGGCGAGCCCGCGCTGTCGCCGGAGGTGCGCGAGTTCCTGCAGCGGCCGGAACTGATCATTGTCACCAAGACCAACAAGCGCTCGACCATCCACCGCCCGGTCCACCTGGACTATGTCGGCATCAAGCGCTTCGACGGCGACGGCCAGATCGTCGGCGAGCGCCGCTTCGTCGGCCTGTTCACCTCCGCCGCCTACAACCGCACGCCGAAGGAGATCCCCTATCTGAGGCGCAAGACCGCGCGGGTTCTGGAGCGCGCCGGCTACGACCCGCGCGGTCACGCGGGCAAGGCGCTGGCCAACGTGCTCGACACCTTCCCCCGCGACGAGCTGTTCCAGATCCCGGAAGACGAGCTCTACCAGACCGCCATGGGCATTCTGGGGCTGCAGGACCGACCGCGGATCAAGCTGTTCCTGCGCCGCGACCGTTTCGAACGGTTCTTCTCCTGCCTGGTCTACGTGCCGCGGGAAAACTACGATTCCGAACTCCGCCGCAAGTTCGAGAAGATCCTGGCCGAGCAGCTCGGCGGGCGCATCTCCGCCTTCTACACCCAGATCGGCGATTCCGCGCTGGCCCGGCTGCACGTCATCGTCGGCGGCGGCCCGACCGCGAGCGAGGTCGACCGGGAGGCGCTGGAAGCGCGGCTGATCGAGGCCGCGCGGTCCTGGGACGACGCGCTGAAGGATGCGCTGGTCGAAGCCTGGGGCGAGGAGCGCGCCAATGTGCTGCACCGGCGCTACGCCCACGCCTTCTCCGCCGCCTACCGCGAGGTGTTCAGCGCCGAGATGGCCTGCATCGACATCCAGCACATGGAGGAGACGGCGCAGGACGCGATGGGCCTCAACCTCTACCGGCTGCTGGAAGACGACGACCGCACGCTGCGCCTGAAGCTGTTCCAGCGCGGCGAGGCGCTGGCGCTCTCGGACGTGCTGCCGATGCTGGAGCACATGGGGCTGTGGGTGCTGTCCGAGCAGAGCCACCCGGTCGGCGATCCCGTCGATCCGTTCTGCTGGATCCACGACTTCGAGATGAGCACGACCGACGGCGCGGAGCCGAAGCTGGGCGAGTTCAAGCCGGCCTTCGAGGAGGGCTTCGCCAAGATCTTCTCCGGCGAGATGGAGAATGACGGCTTCAACCGCCTGATCGTCGCCGAAGGCATCGCGCCGCGCGACGTGGTGCTGCTGCGCGCCTACTGCAAGTTCCTGCGCCAGGCTGGCATCGCCTTCAGCCAGGATTACATGGAGGACACGCTGGCGACCAATGGCGCCGTCACCAGCCTGATCGTGGAACTGTTCTACTGTCTGCTGGACCCGGCTTCGCCGGGCGACCGGGAGGAGACGGCGCAGACCATCGGGGAATCCATCGAGCTGCTGCTGGACAAGGTGCCCAGCCTGGACGAAGACCGCATCCTGCGCCGCTTCCTCAACGCCGTGCAGTCGACGCTCAGAACCAACTTCTTCCAGCGGCGCACGGACGTCGACGGCAACCCCTATGTGTCGCTGAAGTTCGACAGCCAGGCGCTGGACGACCTTCCCCTGCCGCGGCCGTTCCGGGAGATCTTCGTCTACAGCCCGCGCTTCGAGGGCGTGCACCTGCGCGGCGGGCTGGTGGCGCGCGGGGGCCTGCGCTGGTCGGACCGGCGCGAGGACTTCCGCACCGAGGTGCTGGGCCTGGTCAAGGCGCAGATGGTCAAGAACGCCGTCATCGTGCCGGTCGGCTCCAAGGGCGGCTTCGTGCCCAAGCGCCCGCCCCAGGGCGGCGACCGGGAGGCCCAGATCGCCGAGGGCGTGGCCTGCTACCGCGGCTTCATCTCCGGCCTGCTGGACGTCACCGACAACATCGTCGACGGATCGATCGTCCCGCCCGAGAGCGTCGTCCGCCGCGACGGCGACGACCCCTATCTGGTGGTCGCCGCCGACAAGGGCACCGCGACCTTTTCCGACTACGCCAATCAGGTGGCGATCGACTACGGCTTCTGGCTGGGCGACGCCTTCGCCTCGGGCGGCGCGGCCGGCTACGACCACAAGAAGATGGGCATCACCGCGCGCGGCGCGTGGGAATGCGTGAAACGCCACTTCCGGGAGATCGGCGCCGACATCCAGACCGAGCCCTTCAGCGTCGTCGGCGTCGGCGACATGTCCGGCGACGTCTTCGGCAACGGCATGCTGCTGTCGCAGCAGATCCGCCTGCTGGCGGCCTTCGACCACCGCCACATCTTCATCGATCCCGATCCGGACCCGGCCGTCAGCTTCGCCGAGCGGCAACGGGTCTTCGAGCTCGGCCGCTCGAGCTGGGACGACTACGACCGCAGCAAGCTGTCAAAGGGCGCGATGATCGTGCCGCGGACCGAGAAGAAGGTGAAGCTGACGCCGGAGGCGGCGGCGGCGATCGGCGTAGAGCCGGCCGAGATGACGCCCTTCCAGGTGATGCAGGCGATCCTGCGCGCGCCGGCCGACCTGCTCTGGTTCGGCGGCATCGGCACCTATGTGAAGTCGGAGGACGAGAGCCACGGCGACGCCGGCGACCGGGCCAACGACGCCATCCGGGTCGATGCGCGGGAACTGCGGGTCAAGGTGATCGGCGAAGGCGCGAACCTGGGCATCACCCAGCTCGGCCGCATCGAGTACGCAACCGGCGGCGGGCGCATCAACACCGACTTCATCGACAATTCGGCCGGCGTCGACTGTTCCGATCACGAGGTCAACATCAAGATCCTGCTGGGCGCCGTCGAGGCCGCCGGCGACATGACCCGCAAGCAGCGCAACACCCTGCTGGAGGAGATGACCGAGGCTGTCGCCGGCCTGGTGCTGGAGGACAACTACGTCCAGGGCCAGGCGGTCACCGTCGCCCAGGCGCGCGGACGGTCGGGCAACGGCCCCTGGGGGCGGCTGATGCGCTCCTACGCCCGGGAGGGGCTGCTCAACCGGGACATCGAGTACCTGCCCGACGACGAAGAGCTGTCGGAACGCCGCGGCGGCCTGACCCGGCCGGAACTCTGCGTCATCCTTTCCTACGCCAAGATGACGCTGAAGACGGAGCTGCTCGACAGCGCCCTGCCCGACGAGGACGGGCTGGAGGACGTGCTGTTCGGCTATTTCCCGGAAGCCGTCCAGAAACGCTACCCCGACGCCATCGAGGGCCATCGTCTGCGCCGGGAGATCATCGCCACCCGCATCGCCAATTTCATGGTCAACCGCGCCGGGCCGGCCTTTCCGCGGCTGGCGCAGGACGACCTGGGCGTGGATGCGGCGGATGTCGGCCGGGTGGCGATGGCCACGCGCCAGGTCTTCCGGCTCGACCCGATCTGGGAGGCCATCGACGCCCTCGACAACAAGGTGCCGGCCGAAGTGCAGACGCGCATGCTGCTGATGGTGCAGGACGCGATGGTGCGCGCCGGCCTGTGGTTCCTGCGCAACGCCGCCCAGCCGATCGGCCGGGTCCGCATTGCCGAACGCTTCCGCCCCGCCATCCAGGACCTGCGCGGACGGCTGGACGAGCAGCTGGGCGAGATGGAGCTGGCCGCCTTTCGCCAGCGCGCCGCCGATCTCGCGGCCGCGGGCGTGGACGAGAAGCTGGCGGCAGACGTCGCCGCCCTGCAGCCGCTGGCGACAACGCTGGACGTGGTCGACGCCGCCGAGACCGCGGCCCGCGACATCGGGCTGGTGGCCGAGACCTATTTCGCCATCGGCGCGCGGCTGGGACTGGACTGGCTGCGCGCCCAGGCGGCCAATCTGATGCTGGAAAGCGCCTGGGACCGCCAGGCCGTGAACATGCTGGTCGAGGACACCTACGCTCAGCAGCGCCAGCTCGCGGTCAACGCCTTCGCCGGCGACGCCGAAACGGTGAAGGGCGCGATGGAGACCTTCGAGGCGCAGTACGGCCGCGATCTCGGCCGCATCGACCAGACCATGCACGAGATCCGCGCCGCCGGCGCCGTCGACATCGGCCGCCTCGTCCTCGCCAACCGTCAGATCGGCCGCCTGCTGGGATAG